Proteins from a genomic interval of Lolium perenne isolate Kyuss_39 chromosome 1, Kyuss_2.0, whole genome shotgun sequence:
- the LOC127291912 gene encoding uncharacterized protein, which yields MGQRLLWLRYKTNNGRPSFPPPPAMEPPAWVTWKTLKVEREALQRSSTLMCGADGQHPTQPSPAMASNLQTAADAPHNTVGGRACRRDEQFNHRLICQHPTACECINKWGCVITLILAPFRSSSLVQLLDLAGPDRHSFCIYRDWESVTIHHYRWSNYTDISMKTACPGIF from the exons ATGGGACAACGACTGTTATGGCTGCGGTACAA GACGAACAACGGCCGTCCAagctttcctcctcctccagcaatGGAGCCCCCAGCATGGGTCACGTGGAAAACCTTGAAGGTGGAGAGGGAAGCCTTGCAAAGAAGCAGCACCCTCATGTGCGGAGCTGATGGCCAGCATCCAACTCAGCCGTCACCGGCCATGGCGTCCAACCTACAG ACTGCTGCAGACGCTCCTCATAACACGGTTGGAGGAAGGGCTTGCCGCAGAGACGAGCAGTTCAATCACCGTCTCATATGTCAGCACCCCACGGCATGCGAGTGTATAAACAAATGGGGATGTGTTATCACTCTCATCCTTGCCCCCTTCAGGAGCTCCTCATTGGTGCAGCTCTTGGATCTCGCCGGCCCGGATCGACATAGCTTTTGCATCTACAG GGACTGGGAAAGTGTTACAATTCACCATTACAGATGGAGCAATTACACAGATATTTCCATGAAAACTGCATGTCCAG GTATATTCTAA
- the LOC127291901 gene encoding probable flavin-containing monooxygenase 1, which translates to MERKRVAIVGAGVSGLAACKQLLERGCRPVVFEADTVLGGVWAHTPECTTLQTARPMYQYSDFPWPDSVTEMFPDHRQVMDYLGGYARHFGVLDCVKFGHRVLGMEYVGVSEKKVAASEEWGGTGGAFGSGDGEWRLEVANADGDVQADIVDFVVLCIGRFSGLPNIPSFPSGKGPEAFDGQVMHSMDYSQMGSEKAKDMMEGKRVTIVGYLKSALDIAAECAAVNGTEQPCTMIVRTKHWNIPDYYAWGVHISKLYLNRFAELLIHKPGEGFLLSLLATTLTPLRWIFTKFAESYYSIPMKKYGMVPDHSLFEALVACLVAIAPKDHYKRLDEGSIVLKQSKTFTFCKEGVLLEGESSPTRSDIVIYGTGYKGDEKINNMFKSEYFRSIAVGSTSTTLPLYRECIHPMIPQLAVLGYSESLSNLYTTEIRAKWLTHFMDGGFRLPSIKAMQKDVLVWEKFMKRYSRGYFRRSCISILNIWYNDQLCKDMGCNPRRKNGFFAELFEVYGPGDYANLHPK; encoded by the exons ATGGAGAGGAAGAGAGTGGCCATCGTCGGCGCCGGCGTGAGCGGCCTGGCGGCGTGCAAGCAATTGCTTGAGCGCGGGTGCCGGCCGGTCGTCTTCGAGGCCGACACCGTCCTCGGCGGCGTGTGGGCGCACACGCCGGAGTGCACCACGCTGCAGACGGCGCGGCCCATGTACCAGTACTCCGACTTCCCGTGGCCCGACTCCGTGACGGAGATGTTCCCGGACCACCGCCAGGTCATGGACTACCTCGGCGGCTACGCGCGCCATTTCGGCGTGCTCGACTGCGTCAAGTTTGGTCACCGGGTGCTCGGGATGGAGTACGTCGGCGTCAGCGAGAAGAAGGTGGCGGCGTCGGAGGAGTGGGGCGGGACCGGCGGGGCCTTCGGCTCTGGCGATGGCGAGTGGCGACTCGAGGTGGCCAACGCTGATGGAGATGTCCAG GCAGATATTGTAGATTTTGTGGTTCTTTGCATTGGGAGGTTTAGTGGTTTGCCCAACATACCAAGTTTCCCTTCAGGAAAAGGTCCGGAAGCATTTGATGGCCAGGTGATGCACTCTATGGACTACTCCCAAATGGGCAGCGAGAAAGCTAAAGATATGATGGAGGGCAAACGTGTTACCATAGTTGGATACCTAAAATCAGCACTTGACATTGCTGCCGAATGTGCAGCAGTGAATG GTACTGAGCAACCATGCACAATGATAGTCCGAACAAAGCATTGGAACATACCAGACTACTACGCTTGGGGTGTCCACATATCAAAGCTGTATCTAAATCGCTTTGCTGAGCTCCTTATTCACAAGCCCGGTGAAGGCTTCCTCCTGAGCCTCTTGGCAACCACCTTAACTCCGTTG AGGTGGATATTTACAAAATTCGCTGAGAGCTACTACTCCATTCCAATGAAGAAGTACGGCATGGTGCCTGACCATAGCCTTTTTGAGGCACTGGTGGCATGCTTGGTTGCCATTGCGCCCAAGGATCACTACAAGAGACTAGATGAAGGTAGCATTGTTCTGAAGCAATCAAAGACCTTTACCTTTTGCAAGGAAGGTGTGCTTCTTGAAGGTGAATCTTCACCAACAAGAAGCGACATTGTGATCTATGGAACTGGATACAAGGGTGATGAGAAGATCAATAATATGTTCAAATCAGAATACTTTCGGAGTATTGCAGTTGGGTCAACATCCACAACCTTACCTCTCTATAG GGAGTGCATACACCCTATGATCCCGCAGCTCGCGGTCCTCGGTTATTCAGAAAGCTTGTCAAATCTTTACACAACAGAAATTCGGGCCAAGTGGCTCACACATTTCATGGATGGTGGCTTTAGATTACCATCTATTAAAGCAA TGCAAAAGGATGTTCTGGTGTGGGAAAAGTTCATGAAGCGCTATTCTCGCGGTTACTTCCGAAGGTCATGCATTAGCATCCTTAACATCTGGTACAACGATCAACTATGCAAGGACATGGGATGCAACCCAAGAAGGAAGAATGGCTTCTTCGCAGAGTTGTTCGAGGTTTATGGTCCCGGTGATTATGCCAATCTCCACCCTAAATAA